From Spiroplasma endosymbiont of Amphimallon solstitiale:
GAAAAGAAAAAATGATAATAGACGATTATATTCAACAAATAAATAATTTAATTTGTAAAAATATTGATAAATCAAATCCAGAAAGAGGTTTTTCATCAGAAAATATTTTTAATTATGTAGAAAAGTATGGATGACCAAAAATTATTCATCAATTTACATTTAAAATATTATTTTTAATTAAAAATTTGTTAAAAGTAACATTATTTAGTGTAAAAATTCTCTAAAAATAACACTTTATCATGTATCATTACTTTTCTACAAAATTAAAGGAAAATATTCTAGCTAGTCTTCGTAATTTTATTGAAGCTGTATTTTTGAAAGTATATTCTGTTGAAAAACAAGTATCTATAAATCCAATGGAATATAATGATATAACTTGCGCTATTAAGTATATAAAATCCATAGGAAAATTAAAATTTTTAAGACAATTTCATGATTATGTACAAATTTCAGTTTCTCATTATAATGTTGGTGAAGAAAATTCAGAGAGATTGATGTTGAAATATTATGAATTTTTGATTAAAATAAAAAAATTTTTAAAACAAACTTATAATATTAATGTTCTTCATAATCTAAATAAGTTTCCCATTAATAAAGAAACTGCTTCTAAAGAGTATTATGAAAAAATATCTGAAAAAATTTTGCAATCTAAATTAAATAATTTAAAAATTAGATTTGATAAACGTTTTTATATAAAAAAAATAAAACCATTTTTTGTAAAAGATAAAATTTTTTATGAAGTAACATTTGTTGAAGCAAATTTTGGAAAAAATAAATTTGATGGAATGATAGCATTTACTGATTTTGAAATTTTAAAAAATTATTCAGTTAAATTTTCTTTTTGTAATAGTAGTATTGAAATTATTGGTAAAACAATGCCAATTTTAATCATTAATAAATGAGAAGTTTCAATAAAACCTTGAGCAATTAAGAATTTTGCGGCAATGTTTAGTAATCTGTGTAACTTACAAAAATAACTATGTTTAATTAATTCTAGTAAATATAATTAAATGACTAGAAAGAGTGAGTTACAGATGGCTAAAAAACAAAATATTAATAATAATGATCCAATATCAAAAGCAGTAGATTTATTATTAGAAAATACTGAAGATTTAACAACAGTTTTTAAAGAAGGGGGTTTATATAAAGAATTAACAAAACGTTTAGTTGAAAAAATGTTGAATTCTGAAATGCAAAATTATTTTTTAATTATGTAGAAAAGTATGGATGACCAAAAATTATTCATCAATTTACACTTAAAATATTATTTTTAATTAAAAATTTGTTAAAAGTAACATTATTTAGTGTAAAAATTCTCTAAAAATAACACTTTATCATGTATCATTACTTTTCTACAAAATTAAAGAAATTATTTAGGATATGAAAAAAATCAACATAGTAATACTGAAAATGCTCGTAATGGTACAAGTTCAAAAAAATTAATAACTCAACAAGGTAAAATTGAGATTGATGTACCAAGAGATCGCAATAGTGATTTTACTCCTGTAATAGTTGCAAAAAGACAGCGAAGATTTGATGGTTTTGATCAACAAGTGCTTTCACTATATGCAAAAGGTATGACTCTATCTGACATTAGAATGCAGTTACAAGAGTTATATCATGGTGCTGATATTAGTGAAAGTGTTATTAGTCAAATTACTGATGATGTTATTGATGATGTCAAAGCATGACAAAATCGACCATTAGAAAGCGTTTATCCGATTGTTTATTTTGATTGTATAGTAGTTAAAGTTCGACAAGATAAACGGATTATTAATAAATCAGTTTATATAGCATTAAGAGTTGATTTAGAAGGTAAAAAAGATGTTTTAGGCTTATGAATTAGTGAAAATGAAGGTGCTAAATTTTGATTAGCTAATTTCACAGAAATGAAAAATCGAGGCTTAAATGATATTTTGATTGCTTGTAGTGATAATTTAACAGGCATGTCAGAAGCAATACAAGCAGTTTATCCTAAAACAGAACATCAATTATGCATTGTTCATCAAATTCGAAATAGTTTAAAATATGTTTCATACAAACATCGAAAAACTCTAGTTACAGATTTAAAACCAATTTATAGTGCATGTAGTGAAGAACAAGCAATGCAAGCTTTAGAATCATTTGAAAGTAAATGAAATAAACAATATCCCCAAATTGCTAAATCTTGATATAAAAATTGAGAAAATTTGATGATTTTTATTAGTTATCCTGCAGAAATCAAAAGAGTAATTTATACAACAAATGCTATTGAATCTGTTAATAGTCAATTACGAAAAGTTATTAGAAACAAAAAAGCTTTTCCTAATGATATGTCAGTTTTTAAAATATTTTATTTAGCAATTGAAAATATAACAAAAAAATGAACATTGCCTATTCAAAATTGAAATACAGCAATTGCTCATTTTATGATAAAATTTGAAGACAGAATTAATCTGAACTAGTACTTTGTAAAACAAAGATACACAGATTTCTAAAAAGCCTCAATTAATAACTCAACAAGGTAAAATTGAGATTGATGTACCAAGAGATCGCAATAGTGATTTTACTCCTGTAATAGTTGCAAAAAGACAGCGAAGATTTGATGGTTTTGATCAACAAGTGCTTTCACTATATGCAAAAGGTATGACTCTATCTGACATTAGAATGCAGTTACAAGAGTTATATCATGGTGCTGATATTAGTGAAAGTGTTATTAGTCAAATTACTGATGATGTTATTGATGATGTCAAAACATGACAAAATCGACCATTAGAAAGCGTTTATCCGATTGTTTATTTTGATTGTATAGTAGTTAAAGTTCGACAAGATAAACGGATTATTAATAAATCAGTTTATATAGCATTAGGAGTTGATTTAGAAGGTAAAAAAGATGTTTTAGGCTTATGAATTAGTGAAAATGAAGGTGCTAAATTTTGATTAGCTAATTTCACAGAAATGAAAAATCGAGGCTTAAATGATATTTTGATTGCTTGTAGTGATAATTTAACAGGCATGTCAGAAGCAATACAAGCAGTTTATCCTAAAACAGAACATCAATTATGCATTGTTCATCAAATTCGAAATAGTTTAAAATATGTTTCATACAAACATCGAAAAACTCTAGTTACAGATTTAAAACCAATTTATAGTGCATGTAGTGAAGAACAAGCAATGCAAGCTTTAGAATCATTTGAAAGTAAATGAAATAAACAATATCCCCAAATTGCTAAATCTTGATATAAAAATTGAGAAAATTTGATGATTTTTATTAGTTATCCTGCAGAAATCAAACGAGTAATTTATACAACAAATGCTATTGAATCTGTTAATAGTCAATTACGAAAAGTTATTAGAAACAAAAAAGCTTTTCCTAATGATATGTCAGTTTTTAAAATATTTTATTTAGCAATTGAAAATATAACAAAAAAATGAACATTGCCTATTCAAAATTGAAATACAGCAATTGCTCATTTTATGATAAAATTTGAAGACAGAATTAATCTGAACTAGTACTTTGTAAAACAAAGATACACAGATTTCTAAAAAGCCTCAAAGAAACTGACTTATCTACATACTGAACAAACTTGGCATAGTTAATTAAACCAATAGTCCCTAAACCTAAAAATATCTTTTTATAACTATTAATAACTTTATTTCTAGTAGTAGGTCTTTGATTAATATTCCATATATCAATTCCTAATTTTTTACTAAATAACAAAGAATTAATAGAACCTAAAATTGGGTCTTTTAAATATTGATCATAATAAGCACTAACTCCTACCATAGCACTTAATGGACTTAATCCAGTTCTTAATATTTTAGTTAAAGTATAATTACTAGTTTGTTCGGGCGTATCAACTTAATGGTTAGATTTAATAAAAACTTAAATGAGAGATAAAACTCTCATTTTTAATTGCCTGAATTGTAAATATAAATGGGACAGTTTTTTAAAATAATTGTATTAAATCTATTGGTCTTTTATAAGATAGTGATTTTCTGGGTGTAGAATTAATTTGAAATGCTATAGTATTTAAATCTTTTTGTTTATATGAAGATAGATCTGTAGATTTTGGTAAATATCTTCTTAAAATACCATTATTATTTTCATTTAAACCTCTTTGACAAGGTTTACCAGGATCTGCAAAATAAATCTTAACATTACAATTTTTTTCGATTAATTTTCATTTACTAAATTCTTTACCACGATCAAAAGTAATAGTTTTAACTGTTCCTTTTTGTAACTTTGAAATAAATTTTATTATACTTTTTGTAATATTTTCTGATTTATTATTTTTAGTTGCTAAAGGAATTGTGGTTTTTGATCATATATCAGCTAAAGTAATAATAGAACTTTTATGATCTTTACCAATGATAGTATCACCCTCTAAATGACCAAATTCTTCTATATTTTTAATATTAGAAATGATTAAATTTCTTTCATGAATAGACTTACAATTATTAATTCTGCCCCTAGTTTCTTTTTGTTTGTGAGGTTTATTTTTTCCTTTTCTCAATAAGTTATTTTCATCAAAACCCATTCGATTTGTTTTAAACATGTTATATAAAGTTTTTGTTGAAATACTTTTTATTTTATTTTCCTTTAAAAAATTAGCAATTATATCAAGAGCATAATTTTTAGTAATTAACAAATGATTAATAGTATTAATTTCTATTAAAGTTAAAATTATTAATTTTCTAGCTGCATTTTGTTTATTTTTTTGAATTTTATTCAATATTTCTAATGGCAATAAGTTTTGATTTAATAATCTACAAACTCTATGTACAGTTGATTTACTATAATCAATGGCTTTTGCTATTTTACGAATCGAAAATCCATAACTTTTATATTCTTTTATTGCTATTATTGATTCAATAGTCAGATACTTATACATTGTGCTAATTCCTTTCTTTTCTTAATTATAGAATTAACACAATTTAATTTTTATATAAGTGTCCTTTTTAATTTTACAATTCAGGAAACCATATAAATTTTATAACACTTTAAATGAATTATCAAATAGTTCTAATTTAATATTTTTTCTTGAATAATCCTTATTATATCTATTAACTTATTAAGTTAATGATATAAAACCTAAACTTGATTTTTTTATTAAAATAATTTAGTCATTTCATTACTTTAATAGTTCTTGATTTACATTAATTAATAACCACCCTTAGTTTCTTGTCCTGAAATAATAGCAACACCATTACTAGTACCAATTCTAGTAGCACCAGCATTAATCATCGCCATTGCATCATCTTGATTTTTAATACCACCAGAAGCTTTAATTGCAACATGAGGACCAATATTTGCTTTCATTAATTTAATATCAGCAACCGTTGCATCACCATTAGCAAAACCAGTTGAAGTTTTAATAAAATCTGCTTTTACTTTAGTTACTAACTGACAAGCAATAATTTTTTGTTCTGTTGTTAATAAACTACACTCAATTATTACTTTTAAAATAATATTTTCTGGACATGCATTACGAACTGCTTGTAGATCTTGCAATACAAGTTTTTGATCATTATCCTTTAGTGCACCAATATTAATAACAACATCAATTTCTTGAGCACCATCTTTAATCGCATTAATTGTTTCTGCTACTTTAGTTTGTGTAGTATTGGCACCCAATGGAAAACCAACCACTGTACATACTTTAACATTACTATTTTTTAATAAAGTAACAGCACGATTAACGTAAAATGGATTAATACAAACTGCTTTAAAATAATAAGTTTTAGCTTCTTTACATAATGTATCAATCATTGATAATGTTGCCTCTGGTTTTAATAATGTATGATCAATATATTCATTTAAATTAATATTACTTTTCATAAACTTCAACTCCTAATTCATTTTCACTTTTAATAATTGCTTCAATAACTTCAAGATTCATTAAACTATGATTTAATCAATAATCTCGACTTAAATAATCTTTATTTTTAATCATTTTTACAAAATCATTTAATTCATATGTCATTAAACTTTCTTCATTGGTATTATCTGCGATTTCTTTTATTCCGTTTTTAGTATAAACCTTAATTCCACTTAATGGATGAACTTGTGATAAAACAAGACTACTATTATGACCTATAAATTCACTTTGTGTATAAGAGGTTACTCCTTTACTACAAGTAATAGTAGTAATAGTTCCATTTTCATGCTTCAAAATAACATGATTACTTAAATTAACACCATTAGGTAATTTAATTGCCATCGCTTTAACTGTTTTTACTTTACCTAATAAATACAATACTAATTGTAATGGATATACTAAACTATCATAAGTTGAACCTTTACCAAAATCTTTATCAAAAACAGAATCATATATTCCTTTTTCAACTGATGGCATTCTTGAAGAAATACGATTAAAATTAAGGTTAACTACTTCTGGATTTATTTCATGAACTAATTTTTTTAATTTAGAAAAAATAGGTAAATGAACAGTAACATAAGCTTCTAATAAAATTATTTTTTTACTTCTTGCTAAAGAAATTAGGTCTTTAACTTCTTCAACTGTAAAAGTAATAGTTTTTTCTACCAAAACATGAATATTATTATTTAAAAATAATTTACTTTGTTTGTAATGCAAACTATTTGGTGAAGCAATATAAATAGCATCAATATGTTCTATCATTTTATTTAAATCATCAGTACTATGGGCA
This genomic window contains:
- a CDS encoding IS30 family transposase encodes the protein MYKYLTIESIIAIKEYKSYGFSIRKIAKAIDYSKSTVHRVCRLLNQNLLPLEILNKIQKNKQNAARKLIILTLIEINTINHLLITKNYALDIIANFLKENKIKSISTKTLYNMFKTNRMGFDENNLLRKGKNKPHKQKETRGRINNCKSIHERNLIISNIKNIEEFGHLEGDTIIGKDHKSSIITLADIWSKTTIPLATKNNKSENITKSIIKFISKLQKGTVKTITFDRGKEFSKWKLIEKNCNVKIYFADPGKPCQRGLNENNNGILRRYLPKSTDLSSYKQKDLNTIAFQINSTPRKSLSYKRPIDLIQLF
- the deoC gene encoding deoxyribose-phosphate aldolase, which translates into the protein MKSNINLNEYIDHTLLKPEATLSMIDTLCKEAKTYYFKAVCINPFYVNRAVTLLKNSNVKVCTVVGFPLGANTTQTKVAETINAIKDGAQEIDVVINIGALKDNDQKLVLQDLQAVRNACPENIILKVIIECSLLTTEQKIIACQLVTKVKADFIKTSTGFANGDATVADIKLMKANIGPHVAIKASGGIKNQDDAMAMINAGATRIGTSNGVAIISGQETKGGY
- a CDS encoding Gfo/Idh/MocA family oxidoreductase — protein: MIRIGIIGTGKIVQRFIKQALTNKKVKITCIYSRSLDKAETWAKKYNIAHSTDDLNKMIEHIDAIYIASPNSLHYKQSKLFLNNNIHVLVEKTITFTVEEVKDLISLARSKKIILLEAYVTVHLPIFSKLKKLVHEINPEVVNLNFNRISSRMPSVEKGIYDSVFDKDFGKGSTYDSLVYPLQLVLYLLGKVKTVKAMAIKLPNGVNLSNHVILKHENGTITTITCSKGVTSYTQSEFIGHNSSLVLSQVHPLSGIKVYTKNGIKEIADNTNEESLMTYELNDFVKMIKNKDYLSRDYWLNHSLMNLEVIEAIIKSENELGVEVYEK